The genomic DNA GAGGTCCTGCATGCGGCGGCCTCTGTGACTCCAGAAGAAGCAGAGGTGATTCCACCGCCTTTCCGTAACAATATCCGCTGGAACCTCGGGCATATCTACCTCGATCAGTATCAGTGGATCGAGGCGTTGACGAAGGAAAAGCAGGAGGTGCCTGAAACGTATCCTGCCTGGTTCGGCTACGGAACCTCTCCGCAGAATTTCACTCAGGAAACGCCATCCCTCGAGGAGTTGTTCACCCTGCTGAAGGAGCAGCCCGGGATGATTAGGGAACGATGGGGTCACCGGATGGAAGAAGCGTTTCCTCAGACCGAAATGGGAATGAGGACGGTGGAGCAGGTTCTCATTCGCACGGTTTTCCATGAAGGGATGCACCTTCAGACGATCTTGGATATCAAAAAGGCTTTTTGAGGGATTGGAGATCGATTTCAAGAAAAGATGTCTATTTCCAATCTCCCGAAGGACATGGGTTCATATTGATTTAACAATTCCGGTTGAGATCCCCGCCTTATGGCTGAAAGAAGTTCATTCCATCGGTTGATGGTCCGTTCCTTTGCAGCATTTATAATTAGCATAAAGGAGGGGATGTCAATGAAGATCCATCAGCTGGAGCTTTTCATCGGCAACCATGAAGAAACGGTTGCTTTTTATCGGGATATAGTAGGCTTCACGTGCACGACAAATGGTGACAGCTCGACGGATATTGAAGTGGGCGACGGAACCCTGACCGTCCATAAGAAAGCTGGGGTGGACTGCTACTACCATTTTGCTTTCAATATTCCGGTCAATCTGTTCGAGTCGGCAAAAGCGTTTATGGCCGAGCGGGTGACGCTTGCAAGGGAGGATGATGAGGACGAGGTGTTTTTCAAAGAATCCAAGGCCCGATCCTTCTACTTTCTAGACCCCGCTGGAAATATTGTCGAATTCATTGCGAGAGAAGGTGTGAACCCCGATTCACACGCGGGATCATTCAGTCCATCAGAGGTTCTGGGGATCAGTGAGATCGGTGTATCATCGGATGAAGTGTACCGTTGTTCCCAAGAAGTGCTGGCAAAAGGGATCCCGGTGCGAAATGAAAGGCCAGTATCAAACGGGGAAACCTTGAACTTCATGGGGGAGACCGGTGATGGAACTTTCATCATCATCGGGAGGGCCGGGAGACGCTGGATTTTCTCAGACAAACCAGGATTGCCCGCCCCGACGATCATCAAGACAGACAGGGGCACCATGATGTTCCATCTAGGTGGTTGAAGACAAACCTATTGGTGTGTATAATTATACAAAACGGAGAATGAATGTGCATTTTACATGAAAGTAGACACAACTCAATGGATACATATTTAAAATTTGTACTCGTCGGATTTTCCATTGCCCTCCCCGTGGGGGCCGTAACCGTGGAAATGACCAAGCAGGGACTGAAAAACGGCTTCCTCCACGGCTGGGCAGTGGGCGTCGGCGGAATGACGATCGATTTCTTCCTTGTTCTTGCCATGTATCTCGGACTCGCCCAGGTCCTGTCCCTGCCGTATGTACAGCTGCCCCTATGGGTGGTAGGAGCCATCTTCCTATTTGGCCTTGCTTATGATTCAATCAAGAATGCCGACCATGGGATCACGATGGCAGGGGATCGACCCCAATCCTCTTTATGGAAGACCTACCGGAACGGAGTGCTCGTGGCTGTATCGCCTGGTAATCTCGTTTTCTGGGTCTCTGTATTCGGCACGGTCCTGGCCGATTCCTATTCAGGCTCGAAGATCGGATTTGTCCTGGCTGCAGCGGGGGTTCTTACGGGAATTTTGATCCATGACCTGGGACTGCTCTCGATCGTGGCCGCCACCCGCAGGGCCATGAATCGAGCGATGATCAAATGGACGTCGATCGCAGCCGGGATCCTGCTATTCGGCTTCGGATGTTACTTCTTATACGAATTTGTACACGACATCAAAGACTATCTGTAAATGAAAAACCGGCCTTCAATGGCCGGTTTTCTTATGAATGGTTCAAAATCGAGCGTGAGTGCCCCGACCTGAAGCTCCTGAAAGCAAGAAGCAGGGCAGCTGCACCGAGTAGAAGAAGCACAATACTGAAATAACTGCTTCCTTCTGTGACGCCGCTGATCAAGTAGAGGCCACCGATGATGGAGGCAAAACCTACAATCCCGTTACCGATCATATGGGCACGGGCCTTCAAGAAGCGGTCGATGACCCATAATGCAATGACAGCTGCGCAAATCGTCGTCACAATCGGGAAAAATGGCCGGAATTTCGCTGCATAGATGAAGAAGTCCCCCTGATTGATATCCCCCGTTTTTGTCACTTCCCCCGCGCTCGCCGACACCTTCGCCGAATTCTTCCACTCGAACTGATCCTCGAGCAGCGCACTTCCTTCATACATGGAAAAGTAGAACGCGAATGGAAGGATTGTAAGGCAGACCAGGAATATCAAGGTCTTCACATTCCTTTTATTCAATTCAATCACACCTTTTTTCAATGCTTCATCAGACATGAGGTGTTGTTCCGGGAGGCTCCTGCCTGCCCGTAAGCTGGGACCATTCAACTTTAGACACTTGATGTGCCCACCATCAACGCTTGTCCCTTCAATGTTAAGAAAACCCCCATAAGAATCACTGGGCAGATGAAGCATCCTGATTTGCCCATATTATACCATCTTCACCCAGTTGAATTGAAGTTACATTTTGTTAACATCGGAATGCATGAAAAAGGCCACAACAAAAGCCGGTTTCCATCGAAACCGGCTTTCATTCTTCATTATGTTGAGTGAGGTCGAAAATCTTCCTCGATTCAAAAAGGTCGATGACCTGATTCAGCCAATTATAGTATTCAATGGCGTAGGTGATCCTCTCGAGGTGATCCTTTGCCCTCTGAGCGGTTTCTTCGTCATCTGTGTCTGCTATGGCAGTTTCCAGGTCCCGCATGGATTTGACGGAGGCGTCGAGATTCATCTGGGTTCCCTTCCTCCATTGAGTGGTGAACCGGTCGATGAAGTTTTGATACCAGTCATTCTTCACCTGGTACAGATCCTTCCTCTCACCCTTTCGCCATACTTTTTCAACCATATTCAATTCCAACAACGTCCTGACACCGGTGGACATGCTGGTTTTACTCATTTCCAGCTCTTCCTTCAGCTCATCCAGGGTCATTGGTCTATTTTCAAAATAGAGGGTCCCGTAAATGCGTCCTATGGAAGGAGAAACCCCGTATAAATGCATGTTTCTCGCCACGGATTCAATGACTCTCTCCCGTGCCTGGGCGACTAAACCTTCATTATGCATAATACACCACCATTCTAATCACAATAAAAAAGGACGGAAACCATCCTTAACTATTCATCTTGATTTATTTTAAGGTTTGAATTCTTCAAAGTAAAGGGAACATAAAGAGAGGATATGGGAGGATATCCAAAGAAATCTAAGAATAAGATGATTTCGAACGTACAGTTTTAACTGTACGGACTATATACGTTGAATATGAAGGTTTATCCCATTTGTTACCTCCGACAAAAGTCCTTTATACTTTTAAGGTATGCTAGAAAAATCGCTCGGATTCGACAAAATTTGACGTTTTTAAACAAAGTTAGAGGTGGATTTATGGCTGAGAAGAAAATTAGCGTTCAAAACGTTACTAAAGTCTTTGGTAAATCGCCCCAACAGGGAGTCAAACTCCTGAACGAGGGCAAGACCAAACGGGAAATACTTGAAAAGACCGGCATGACCGTCGGTGTAAACAAAGCAAGCTTCGATGTATATGCAGGTGAAATCTTCGTAATCATGGGGCTTTCAGGAAGTGGAAAATCAACATTGGTAAGGATGCTCAATCGCCTGATTGACCCGACCGATGGAGAAGTCCTCATTGATGGCAAGAACATCGTTAAGCTCAAACCCAACGAGCTTAGGGAAGTAAGAAGGAAGAAACTGAGCATGGTGTTCCAACGCTTCGCACTATTCCCTCACCGAACTGTTCTCGATAATACTGAATATGGACTTGAAGTCCAAGGTGTAGAAAAATCCAAACGTAAGCAAAAGGCTATCGAATCCCTTGAGCTTGTAGGTCTCAAAGGATACGAAAACAGCTACCCGAGCGAACTCAGCGGTGGTATGCAGCAGCGTGTCGGTCTGGCGCGTGCCCTTGCAAACGACCCTGATATCCTTCTCATGGATGAAGCATTCAGCGCATTGGATCCGTTGATCCGTAAAGACATGCAGAATGAACTTCTCGAGCTTCAAGAGAAAATGGAGAAGACCATCGTCTTCATCACCCATGACCTTGATGAAGCCCTTCGCATCGGCGACCGCATCGCCCTTATGAAAGATGGGAACATCGTACAGGTGGGTACACCGGAAGAGATCATGACAAACCCTGCCAACGACTATGTTGAGCGTTTCGTAGAGGACGTCGACTTGTCTAAAGTGCTCACTGCTGAGCATGTCATGAAGCGCCCTGAAATGGTGCGCATCGACCGCGGACCGCGTGTAGCCGTGAAAGTCATGAAGGACGAGGGGATCTCCCACTTGTTCGTCGTGGACAGCAAACAGAAGCTGCTTGGTGCCGTCACCATCGAAGCTGCTTCGGCAGCGGTGAAAAATCAACAAACGCTTCAGGATATCCTGATCACGGATATCGAGTCTCTCAAACCTGAGACACTGCTTGTCGATATGTTCGAACAAGTCGCAACGGCAAGCCTGCCACTTCCAGTCGTGACAGAAGAAGGCAGACTGCGTGGAGTCATCGTAAGGGGTGCCGTATTAGGCGCACTTGCCGGTCTCGAATCAGACATGAATCTTACAACCGAAACAAAAGAACACTCAGATACAAATGTAGACGCTGAGGGAATCGAGGTGAATAACATATGACATTCCTACCGAAACTTCCGTTAGCAAGCTGGGTGGATAGCTTCGTCAACTGGATCAAAGACATCTTCGGACCGTTCTTTGACTTCCTGACTGATGCCATCGGATCTGTTGTTGATTTCTTCGTCATGGTTCTTGAATCGATCCCTACGCTTCTGTTGATTTTGATTTTTGTTGCCCTCGCCTGGTGGGTGAGCCGCTGGACCATCGCCGTATTTACGGCAGTCGGCCTGTTGCTCATTGACAATCTTGGTTACTGGGATGGAACGATCGATACGCTCGCCCTCGTCTTAGCATCCGTTATCATATCTATCATAATAGGTATACCAATCGGGATCTGGATTTCACAAAGTGACCGCGCGATGAAAATCATCACGCCGATCCTTGACTTTATGCAGACGATGCCTGCATTCGTCTATCTGATTCCGGCAATCATCTTCTTCGGAATCGGAGTTGTACCGGGTATCATTGCATCTGTCATCTTCTCCATGCCTCCAACGATCCGTCTGACCAACCTCGGGATTCGTCAGGTGCCGGAAGATCTCGTGGAAGCATCGAATGCATTCGGTTCAACACCACGTCAGAAACTGTTCAAAGTTCAGCTGCCGCTGGCTACAAGCACCATCATGGCCGGTATCAACCAAAGCATCATGCTGGCCCTTTCCATGGTCGTCATCGCTTCACTTGTCGGTGCTCCTGGACTAGGCGCAGATGTTTACCGTGCTGTTACCCAATTGAAAGTCGGTGTTGGTTTTGAAGCTGGTCTGGCCATCGTCATCCTGGCGATTGTGCTCGATCGGATTTCTCAAAATATAGGTTCATCTAAAAACTAAAAGGGGGAAACACAATGAAAAAACTACGTATTGCTGGTTTGGCTTCCATCCTCGCTCTATCTGTAGGATTGGCCGCTTGTGGAAATGATTCAAAAGAAGGCAAGACCATCGGTGATGAAGTGGACTACAAAATCACCGGGATCGAGCCTGGAGCCGGTATCATGACGGCAACGAACAAAGCCCTGGAAGAGTACGATAATCTTAAAGACTACAAATTGGTCGAGTCTTCTTCAGCTGCAATGGCTGCAGAGCTTGATAAAGCCATCAAAAATGAAGATCCAATCATCGTGACCGGCTGGACTCCGCATTGGATGTTCGCCAAGTATGACCTGAAATATTTGAAAGACCCTAAAGGTGTGTACGGTGACGCTGAAAAAATCGAAACCTTCGCACGTAAAGGTTTGAAAGAAGATCAACCGAGCGCCTACACCGTGCTGGATCAGTTCAGCTGGACGAATGATGACATCGGTGAAGTCATGGTCGATATCCAAGAAGGTACCGATCCTGCCGAAGCTGCTGATAAATGGGTAAAAGACAACAAAGATAAAGTCGATGAATGGACAAAAGGTGCTGACAAAGTAAGCGGCGAAGACATCACCCTTTCTTATGTAGCATGGGATTCCGAAATCGCCAGCACGAATGTTGTGGCAAAAGTACTTGAGAGCATCGGATACAAAGTGAAGCTTGTTCAGCTGGATGCAGGTCCAATGTTCACGGCTGTAGCTGAAGGAAATGCAGATGCGACGGTATCCGGATGGTTGCCATTGACTCATAAAGACTACCTTGATAAATATGGTGATAAGATGGACCGTCTTGGACCAAACCTTGAAGGTGCAAAAACAGGTCTTGTCGTTCCTTCTTATGTAGAAGCCGACTCAATCGAAGATCTTAAATAATGAATGAAATGAAAGAGGATGCCTCCTGATAACGGGGGCATCCTCTTTTTTATCCTTATAATTCCAATGTCATGAACCGGCTGTTCGGGTCATCGGTATATGATCCGAATGGTGGGCAGTAATGGAAGCCTGCGCGCTCATACAGGAGCTGAGCAGGACGGAAGGCATCCATGGAGCCTGTCTCAAGACTGAGCCGGCGATACCCCCGATTCTTTGCTTCCTGTATGATGTGGGAGAGAAGGGCGCCGGCCACGCCTTTCCGAAGGTGTCCGGGGTCGGTCTTCATGGATTTAATTTCACCGTGGGTGGGATCTAGTTCTTTCAAGGCTCCGCACCCGGCCAGGGATTCCTCTATCCAGGCACTCCAAACGGTAACATCCTCTCTCCTGAGCTTATCGATTCCCAACGCATGCACACTTTCCGGTGGGGACGTCTCATTCATGCTTGCTAGATGACTTGTAATCAATTCTTGAATGACCGCTCCCGATACATCATCTACTATGATTTTCACTTCATTTCCCCCTCAAGGCTTAACGTATCTCTTTGGATCAACCGATTGTTTCATGTGAAACGTTTTGCGTCATATCCAACACAGATGCAATGGGCTATCACCATTTTATGAAAAATAAGAAGAAGTTTCCATAGAAGGAATATTAATTGGATATTATACCATTTATAATCCAAAAGAATCACTTTTATTTTCATGATTAGTCTTAAATACCTACAAATATAAGTGTAATTCTATTCAAACTCCATGAGGATGGCCGATAGTTATAGGGTAGAATCCACGGAGGTGTAAATGTGTTTATTATAAAAAAAGAAAATGTATCCCCCATGTTAATGGAAACGGCCCAGCACCTTCATATACCCGTTATTGATGAAGAGTGCGAAGGACCATTGGAACTGGACGAGCATTCCAGAGTACTGACGAATTCCGAGGCATGCCTTCAGCGTCTGAATGAATGGGCGCCTCATCATCCTTTCACCCGGATTTCCCAGATGGTCAAACAAAAGGCAACGTTCAGAGCGATGTTGTCCGATCTATTCCCGGACTACTATTTCCAACTGGTATCCCTGCAAGAATTACGCTCCATGTCAAAAGAGATCCTGCCATTCCCCCTCGTCATCAAGCCGAATAAAGGCTATTCAAGTGTCGGGGTGAAGCTGGTTCAAGATCGCTCCGAATGGGATCGATCCGTTGCTGAGCTATATGGCGAGCTGACCCTGTCCAAGGGAGTCTACAGCGAGTCGGTCGTAGACCAGGACGAGATCATCATCGAGAAGTGGATTGACGGGGAGGAGTATGCAGTCGACTGCTACTTCGATCATGAAGGGAAACCGGTGATCCTGAACATCCTGAAGAGGATGTTTGCCTCTTCAACCGATACATCCGACCGTATGTACTATACGTCTACGTCCATCGTGGCAGAAGTATTCCATGAAGTGGAGGGATTCCTTCACAAACTTAGCGGGATGCTTGAAGTCAGTCACTACCCCTTCCACTTGGAGCTGCGCCGCAGTGAAGCCGGTATGATGGCAATTGAGTTGAACCCGCTCCGCTTTGCTGGAGCCGGTACGACGGATATCAGTACCCATGCATACGGCATCAATGGTGCAGAGGCTTATATGCTCAATGAACGTCCGGACTGGTCGGAAATCTTAAAGCGCACCGACGATCGCATCTATGGGTTCTGTTGCATAGAACTTCCTGTAGACATATTGAAACAGGACTTGCACAGCTTTGATCATGAAGCATTGAAAGAACGTTTCACGGATATCCTCGAATACCGGAACGTCGAATCATCTGATGATCAGATGCTTTCAGTGGTCTTTTTCAGAACGTCATCCATGGAAGAGGTTCACGATCTTCTGCACGTAGAGTTGAACCCGTATATCACCGAGAAGAAAGAGGGGGTACCGTCATGAAATCATTCAATCTGAATCCGAAGAAGTCACTGCAAGGCCAGATGTTCCTGAACTTCATGATTCCATTTGCAATCATCGGACTGGCGCTGTTCATTTTCGTGAAATCCATCACCGGATACATTATCGATGAACATGTGCTTCCGGAATTCGATCAGATCCTCGAGATGAATGGAGAGAATTTATCCGCGTTCACCGATGAAAACGTCGTGAATCAGGTGATAGCAGGCGAGGGTGGTGAATCCCAGCTCACAACATTCCTTGATGAGTACGCCAAGGGCAAGGAAGGCCTCGAGTACGTGTACGTGCTGACCCGGCAGAATGGGAAAGACTACATCGTCGGGATGAATGGATCGTCCGATGCCATGGTGGAATCTCCGTTCACGGATGATCAGGCACGTGCGTTTGAGGAGAAGAAATCCGTCCTTACCTCTATTTATACAGATAAATGGGGAAGTCATAAATCCTACTTCGTTCCGGTGGATGGATCTGATGCCATCATCGGCGTCGATATGAGCACGCAGTTCATAGATGACCTCATCACCACGATCAATCTTTTCCTCATCGGATTTGTGGTCATGGCCATCCTCATCGGCGGTGTCATTGCATACTTATTCGGACGCAACATGAATAAGCATATCCAGAAGCTTGTCCACTCCATGGATAAAATGGCCAGTGGAGATCTGACCGAAGAAATCACCACGTCGAGGCAAGACGAGATCGGGACCCTTTCCGATAAGTTCGAGCATATGCGCGGGAATCTTATCCGGATGATCGAAAGCGTGAAGACGAATGCAGACGCGATCGATGCCACAAGCGTTGATCTCGTGACAGGCTTCAGTGAGATGACCGAGGCTTCGGAACAAATCGCCACGGGAACGATGGAGGAAGCGCGGGCGAGCGAGAGCCGCTCACAGCATATCGAGCGGATCTCAGCCGGTACCACTTCCATGTCTGATGAAGTGAAGGCTTTGACAGAACAGACCGGACTCATCGACCAGTTCACACAGAGCACGAGCCAACGGGCAAAAGAAGGGTCTGATCAGATTGTGAGGATCACCGATCAAATCACCCGGATCCAGAAGAACAGCCAGATCAGCCACGAACGATTGATGACCCTGGAAAATAAAATCGTCGCCATCAACCGGGATATTGACCTGATCAAGGACATTTCAGATCAAACCAATCTCCTCTCACTTAATGCTTCCATTGAAGCAGCCAGGGCGGGAGAAGCTGGAAAAGGGTTTGCCGTCGTGGCAGAAGAGGTTCAGAATCTGGCGCGCCTGACTGATTCCAATGTAAAAACCATTAATCAGGCCATCCAAGAGATCAACCAGCAGACAGCCGAAATGATGGATGCCAACAAAGAAGTCAATTCCGATATCGAAGACGGAGTGAATCTTGTAGCTACAAGCGGAGAGCTGTTTGAAACCATCTTCCACGGTGTCCAGGGCCTCTCCGATGAAGTGAGGAAAATGGTATCGAGCATGGATACCGTGCAATCAAACACAAAAGATTCCATTGAATCCATCCATGAAATCGCGGCGATCTCAGAGGAAGGGGTGGCGACGCTTCAGGAAATCGCCTCATCTTCCGAACAGCAGAATACCACGGTCCGAACCCTTCAAACGAAAAACAGTGAGCTGAAGACCATGGCCGACTCATTGAAGGAAGAAGTCCAAAGGTTCAAATTGTAGGAATACAAAAAAAGGAAACCCAAGAATGAAGGAAACTCATTCTTGGGTTTTTTCGTTTGGCGTCAGCGGTCATTCAATGCAGCGAAGTAGGATCCAATTCTATCAAACGTGTCTGAGGTCCTTTCCATCAGCCATTCCTTCATCTCTTCGCGGTCCTTCAAGGGGGTCTGGTCAATGATGTTAGAGAGGAAGGCCTTCTTTACTGCGTCTATTGCCGGCTGGATGTCATCTCCGTGCCGGATTCCTTCAAAGAAAGTGATGTACGTCTGTACAAGCTCATCCTTCAGGATCCGATCGGATTTCCCCAGGCGGTTGGTGATGCGCACTTCTTTTTCCTGTTCAGGCGTCAGACGTACATCAGGTACAGCGATTGATGCCCGTGCCTGGAAGAATCGCTCTTCCAACGAACTGTGATGTTCGACGACCGCACGGTTATGCTTTGCGTATCCATCGATGAGGTCATTGAATCCTGCCTGAGTATCACCGGTCAGGAACTTCTCGCTGAATCGATTCAATGCCGAAAGGGAAGCGGCATATTCCAGATGCGCTTCGAATGAATCCAACTCTCTGGTGATTCCGCCGGCAAGATCGATTCCGCCGACGTGCAGACTGTCCAATCCATCCGTGATCCGCTTTAGATGCTCTTCCATGGATGCGACTTCTTCTCGTGATTTCCCCTCGAAAGCTCCCTGCTCCTGAAGGGATTGACTAAAGATCAGCCATTGATCCTTGGGCTTGTAGGAGAAAGGATCATCGGGATCAATGGTGGTCTTGGAATAAAGGTCCTCCATCCTGATCTTCTCCGTATCGGCGAACGTTCTCCACTCATTGGAAAGAGTGACAGTATACGCCTTGTCTTCTTTTGGAATCGTTACGGGGGCCTTCGGAAAAGCAGGTGCATGTCCATTCTGGTTCAGATCCTTGGGGGCGCCCATCAATGCCCCGGTATACGAAAGATCGATCTTCATATTCCTCCACCTCATTTACACATTTTTATTCCTGTTACTGTCATTATCGGAATAATCAGGATGTTGTGAAGGCCGGGTGTGGAATTGACGTCAACGGGCCGCCAATTCTTGTAGAATGGAGGATCTCCTTAGCTTCCACAAAGGGAAAAGGACCGCCGCCATACCGAGGAAGGGGGAGAGGATCAAACAACCCCCAGTGAATGCCCACGACATGACAAATGAATGATGGTCCAGGGCAGACAAGAGAAGCTGAAGCAGGATGGTCCCGTAAAGGGAGCCCAGGATGCCGCCTGCCGATGTAATGAGGACTCCTTCGGTCAGGATCAAGCGTGAAATCTTCCTGAACGATATCCCTAACGCCCTCATCGTCGCGATTTCCCTTCTTCGTTCCTTCAGGCTTCCTGTCATGTTGTTCATCAATCCGATCAAGGCCAATAGGCATATGAGGGAAATGGTAATCCCCAGAAAAGTGGTCCTTTGGAGGAATTGATGTTGCAAGAGCTCCAGTTCCTCGCCCTTATCCAACGAAATCGCCTCAGATGTTCCTTCATTTTGAACAAACGTTTGAATATGTGCTTCATGCTCCTCC from Rossellomorea marisflavi includes the following:
- the proV gene encoding glycine betaine/L-proline ABC transporter ATP-binding protein ProV produces the protein MAEKKISVQNVTKVFGKSPQQGVKLLNEGKTKREILEKTGMTVGVNKASFDVYAGEIFVIMGLSGSGKSTLVRMLNRLIDPTDGEVLIDGKNIVKLKPNELREVRRKKLSMVFQRFALFPHRTVLDNTEYGLEVQGVEKSKRKQKAIESLELVGLKGYENSYPSELSGGMQQRVGLARALANDPDILLMDEAFSALDPLIRKDMQNELLELQEKMEKTIVFITHDLDEALRIGDRIALMKDGNIVQVGTPEEIMTNPANDYVERFVEDVDLSKVLTAEHVMKRPEMVRIDRGPRVAVKVMKDEGISHLFVVDSKQKLLGAVTIEAASAAVKNQQTLQDILITDIESLKPETLLVDMFEQVATASLPLPVVTEEGRLRGVIVRGAVLGALAGLESDMNLTTETKEHSDTNVDAEGIEVNNI
- a CDS encoding GbsR/MarR family transcriptional regulator, with translation MHNEGLVAQARERVIESVARNMHLYGVSPSIGRIYGTLYFENRPMTLDELKEELEMSKTSMSTGVRTLLELNMVEKVWRKGERKDLYQVKNDWYQNFIDRFTTQWRKGTQMNLDASVKSMRDLETAIADTDDEETAQRAKDHLERITYAIEYYNWLNQVIDLFESRKIFDLTQHNEE
- a CDS encoding methyl-accepting chemotaxis protein, whose amino-acid sequence is MKSFNLNPKKSLQGQMFLNFMIPFAIIGLALFIFVKSITGYIIDEHVLPEFDQILEMNGENLSAFTDENVVNQVIAGEGGESQLTTFLDEYAKGKEGLEYVYVLTRQNGKDYIVGMNGSSDAMVESPFTDDQARAFEEKKSVLTSIYTDKWGSHKSYFVPVDGSDAIIGVDMSTQFIDDLITTINLFLIGFVVMAILIGGVIAYLFGRNMNKHIQKLVHSMDKMASGDLTEEITTSRQDEIGTLSDKFEHMRGNLIRMIESVKTNADAIDATSVDLVTGFSEMTEASEQIATGTMEEARASESRSQHIERISAGTTSMSDEVKALTEQTGLIDQFTQSTSQRAKEGSDQIVRITDQITRIQKNSQISHERLMTLENKIVAINRDIDLIKDISDQTNLLSLNASIEAARAGEAGKGFAVVAEEVQNLARLTDSNVKTINQAIQEINQQTAEMMDANKEVNSDIEDGVNLVATSGELFETIFHGVQGLSDEVRKMVSSMDTVQSNTKDSIESIHEIAAISEEGVATLQEIASSSEQQNTTVRTLQTKNSELKTMADSLKEEVQRFKL
- a CDS encoding glycine betaine ABC transporter substrate-binding protein, coding for MKKLRIAGLASILALSVGLAACGNDSKEGKTIGDEVDYKITGIEPGAGIMTATNKALEEYDNLKDYKLVESSSAAMAAELDKAIKNEDPIIVTGWTPHWMFAKYDLKYLKDPKGVYGDAEKIETFARKGLKEDQPSAYTVLDQFSWTNDDIGEVMVDIQEGTDPAEAADKWVKDNKDKVDEWTKGADKVSGEDITLSYVAWDSEIASTNVVAKVLESIGYKVKLVQLDAGPMFTAVAEGNADATVSGWLPLTHKDYLDKYGDKMDRLGPNLEGAKTGLVVPSYVEADSIEDLK
- a CDS encoding GNAT family N-acetyltransferase gives rise to the protein MKIIVDDVSGAVIQELITSHLASMNETSPPESVHALGIDKLRREDVTVWSAWIEESLAGCGALKELDPTHGEIKSMKTDPGHLRKGVAGALLSHIIQEAKNRGYRRLSLETGSMDAFRPAQLLYERAGFHYCPPFGSYTDDPNSRFMTLEL
- a CDS encoding DinB family protein, yielding MIDRHEVLFTQLSAYRREVLHAAASVTPEEAEVIPPPFRNNIRWNLGHIYLDQYQWIEALTKEKQEVPETYPAWFGYGTSPQNFTQETPSLEELFTLLKEQPGMIRERWGHRMEEAFPQTEMGMRTVEQVLIRTVFHEGMHLQTILDIKKAF
- a CDS encoding ABC transporter permease gives rise to the protein MTFLPKLPLASWVDSFVNWIKDIFGPFFDFLTDAIGSVVDFFVMVLESIPTLLLILIFVALAWWVSRWTIAVFTAVGLLLIDNLGYWDGTIDTLALVLASVIISIIIGIPIGIWISQSDRAMKIITPILDFMQTMPAFVYLIPAIIFFGIGVVPGIIASVIFSMPPTIRLTNLGIRQVPEDLVEASNAFGSTPRQKLFKVQLPLATSTIMAGINQSIMLALSMVVIASLVGAPGLGADVYRAVTQLKVGVGFEAGLAIVILAIVLDRISQNIGSSKN
- a CDS encoding VOC family protein, which produces MKIHQLELFIGNHEETVAFYRDIVGFTCTTNGDSSTDIEVGDGTLTVHKKAGVDCYYHFAFNIPVNLFESAKAFMAERVTLAREDDEDEVFFKESKARSFYFLDPAGNIVEFIAREGVNPDSHAGSFSPSEVLGISEIGVSSDEVYRCSQEVLAKGIPVRNERPVSNGETLNFMGETGDGTFIIIGRAGRRWIFSDKPGLPAPTIIKTDRGTMMFHLGG
- a CDS encoding LysE family transporter, whose protein sequence is MDTYLKFVLVGFSIALPVGAVTVEMTKQGLKNGFLHGWAVGVGGMTIDFFLVLAMYLGLAQVLSLPYVQLPLWVVGAIFLFGLAYDSIKNADHGITMAGDRPQSSLWKTYRNGVLVAVSPGNLVFWVSVFGTVLADSYSGSKIGFVLAAAGVLTGILIHDLGLLSIVAATRRAMNRAMIKWTSIAAGILLFGFGCYFLYEFVHDIKDYL
- a CDS encoding ATP-grasp domain-containing protein, with the translated sequence MFIIKKENVSPMLMETAQHLHIPVIDEECEGPLELDEHSRVLTNSEACLQRLNEWAPHHPFTRISQMVKQKATFRAMLSDLFPDYYFQLVSLQELRSMSKEILPFPLVIKPNKGYSSVGVKLVQDRSEWDRSVAELYGELTLSKGVYSESVVDQDEIIIEKWIDGEEYAVDCYFDHEGKPVILNILKRMFASSTDTSDRMYYTSTSIVAEVFHEVEGFLHKLSGMLEVSHYPFHLELRRSEAGMMAIELNPLRFAGAGTTDISTHAYGINGAEAYMLNERPDWSEILKRTDDRIYGFCCIELPVDILKQDLHSFDHEALKERFTDILEYRNVESSDDQMLSVVFFRTSSMEEVHDLLHVELNPYITEKKEGVPS
- a CDS encoding DUF4306 domain-containing protein translates to MNGPSLRAGRSLPEQHLMSDEALKKGVIELNKRNVKTLIFLVCLTILPFAFYFSMYEGSALLEDQFEWKNSAKVSASAGEVTKTGDINQGDFFIYAAKFRPFFPIVTTICAAVIALWVIDRFLKARAHMIGNGIVGFASIIGGLYLISGVTEGSSYFSIVLLLLGAAALLLAFRSFRSGHSRSILNHS